The segment AGCTTATGAAAACGAAGAACTGGAAGCTCTCCCTGGAAGAAGTCTTGAAGAAACTCTTGAAATGAAAATAATGCAAGTATTAGGAGAAGCTAGGGATAAATCAGGGGAAATAGCAGAAAAATACTTTGACATTAATAAAAACCATGCAGTGGTTATGGCGCTTACCGGTGCAAGAGGTTCTATGCTTAACCTTACCCAGATTGCAGCCTGTGTAGGTCAGCAGTCAGTTCGTGGTGGAAGGATCGAAAGAGGTTACAGTGAGAGAACGCTTCCACACTTTAAAAAAGGTGAATTAGGTGCAAAAGCACGTGGATTTGTGCATTCAAGTTATAAAACAGGACTTGATCCACTGGAATTTTTCTTCCATGCTATGGGTGGTAGAGAAGGTCTTGTGGATACAGCGATACGTACCGCGCAAAGTGGTTACATGCAGCGTAGACTTGTAAACGCACTCCAGGATTTAAGTGTCAGGCCTGATGGAACAGTAAGGGACAACAGAGGCGTTATCATCCAGACAATGTATGGTGAAGATAAAGTGGACCCTGCAAAGAGTGATTATGGGAAAGTAGTTGATATTGATAGAGTAATTGAAGAAATAAGAATTAAAACAGGGAAATAATATTAAAAGAAGTAATTAGGTGGTTGTGTGCCAGATATAAAAAGTGTCATGAAAGTTTTAAAGAAAAAGAAAGCTGACTTTCCTGAAAGTTTAGTGGAAGAAATTGCTGATGCTCGTGAGAGACATAATCTGGATGATGATGAATTAAATGAGTTAATTGACAGAATTAAAAAAGCATATGAACGGGCCACTGTTGAAGATGGGGAGGCTGTAGGTACAGTTGCCGCCCAATCTGTTGGGGAGCCAGGTACCCAGATGACAATGAGAACATTCCACTATGCAGGGGTAGCTGAATTAAACGTTACCCTCGGTCTTCCAAGACTGATTGAAATTGTGGATGCCAGGAAGAAAATATCAACCCCAACCATGGCCATCTACTTTGATGAAGAATACTTCAATGAAAGATTCGAAAAAGAAAATATAGAATCTGAAGCAGAAAGAGAAAGATTTAAAGAAGAATTTGTGCGAAAAACAGCCAATATGATAGGTAAAAGTAGCATGAACGATATTCTAAAGAACTTTAACCTTAACTATGCTGACATGAACATTGTTGTAGAAATCGATGAGGATAAAATCATAGATAAAAGACTTGATCGTGATGACATTATAAAGCGAATTGAAAAAGCTTTTAAAAGAGTTCAAATAGATAACAATATGCTAAGTTTTGA is part of the Methanobacterium sp. genome and harbors:
- the rpoA2 gene encoding DNA-directed RNA polymerase subunit A'' yields the protein MKVLKKKKADFPESLVEEIADARERHNLDDDELNELIDRIKKAYERATVEDGEAVGTVAAQSVGEPGTQMTMRTFHYAGVAELNVTLGLPRLIEIVDARKKISTPTMAIYFDEEYFNERFEKENIESEAERERFKEEFVRKTANMIGKSSMNDILKNFNLNYADMNIVVEIDEDKIIDKRLDRDDIIKRIEKAFKRVQIDNNMLSFEPPAPSKKEDQTKIPIRELRLLADKVRDLQISGVKNIGKVVISKEGLEWVIHTEGSNLGSVLKMEGIDKVRTTTNDIHEIEKILGIEAARNAIIREAQNTMEEQGLTVDVRHIMLVADMMTADGSVKSIGRHGISGEKASVLARASFEETGKHLLRASIRGEIDHLTGIIENIIIGQPIPLGTGSVGVIMNRGK